A segment of the Acidimicrobiales bacterium genome:
CACCACGCAGTTGCTGGCCGTGAAGAGCCGCCGGAGCTCGTCGTAGTCGCCGGCGTCGAACCCCGTGGTGCCGACGACGGCGTGCACCCCGTGCTCGGCACACCAGCGGAGGTTCTGACGAGCGGCGTCGGCGTGCGTGAAGTCGACCGCGACCTCGACCCCGGACTCGGTCAGCCCGTCGGGGCTCCCCACCACGGACAGGTGGTACGGCAGGTCGACCTTGGTGACGGTGTGGACGTCGAGCCCCTCGTGGTGCGGATCGACCGCGCCGACCAGCTCGAACTCGGGGTCGGCGGCGACGGCCTGGCACACCGTCGTCCCCATCCGGCCCGCGGCCCCGAACACCCCAACCCGGATCGCCATGGACGAACGGTAGTTCACGGGTCGCCAGCCCGGCCCGGGACGCTCAGGCGAGGGCGGCGACGACGGCGTCGGCCTCGAACGGGCCGACCACCGCGACCGTGCGCGGGCCACCGAGCACGCGCCCGAGCACGCGGTGCACGTCGTCGACGGTGACAGCCCGGTACCCGGCGAGCCTCTCGTCGACGGTGACGACGCGACCGCGGGTGGTCTCGCTGGTCGCCAGGCTGGCCATGCGGCTGCCGGAGTCCTCCAGCCCGAGCACCATCGAGCCGGTGAGGAACCCGACCGCCACGTCCCGCTCGGCGGGCGTGACCCCCGTGGCCGCCAGCCGCTCGATCTCGCCGGCGATGAGCCCCGCGACCTGTGCGAACCGTCCCGGTGCGGTGCCGGCGTACACCACGAGCGCACCGGTGTCGGTGTACGCCGACGCCGACGAGTACACGCTGTACGCAAGGCCGCGCTCCTCGCGCACCTCCTGGAACAGCCGGCTCGACATGCCCCCGCCGAGCACGTGGTTGGCGACGTCGAGGGCGTAGCGGTCGGGGTCGTGGCGTGCCACGCCCCGGAACCCGAGCGCCAGGTGGGCCTGCTCGGTGGGTCGCCGCAGCACGAGCAGCGGCGCCGGCGCCCTTGCCGGAGCGGCTCGGGCCGGCACCTGGCCGGCGTCGGGACCGGGCAGCAGGTCCCCCACGCGCGACGCGACCTCCTCGTGGTCGAGCCGGCCGGCGGCCGCCACCACCAGCGACCCCTGGCCGTAGTGCCGGCTGAAGAAGCCGGCGATGTCGTCGCGGGTGACGGCCTGGACGGTGTCAGCCGTGCCTGCCGTCTCCCGCCCCAGCGGGTGCCCGGGGAACAGTCCCTCGAGGACCAGCGCGTGCACGCGGTCCTCGGGGCTGTCCTCGTCCATGAGGAGCTCCTCCAGGATCACCTGGCGCTCGGCCTCCACCTCGTGGGTGCGGAGCGCCGGCGCGCTCACCACGTCGGCCAGCAGGGCCAGCCCGGACCCGAGCTCCTCGGCCGGGAGACGCAGGTAGTACGCGGTGTACTCCTTCGCCGTGTAGGCGTTCATCTCCCCGCCGACGGCGTCGACGGCCTCGGCGATCTGGCGGGCCGAGCGGGTGGGCGTGCCCTTGAACAGCAGGTGCTCGAGGAAGTGCGACACGCCGGCCAGCTCGTCCGGCTCGTCCCGCGCGCCGACGCCGGCCCAGACGCCCAGGCTGAGCGAGCGGGCCTCGGGCATCCGCTCGGTGACCAACCGGAGGCCCGAGGCCAGCCGGCGACGCTCGATGGCGTCGCCGACGGCCACGACCTCGGGCTCGAACCCGGCCGGTCCGGCCGAGGCGCTCAGCGCCGGCGCCGGGGGCGACGCCGATCGGCGCCTCGATCGCCGTCGGGGCGGCCGCTGCTCTCGGCCGGAGCGGGGCCGAGGTCGCCGAACTGGTCGCCCAGCTCGGCCTCGAAGGCCTCCTCGAACGACACGTCGACGCGGTCGTCCGCCGCAGCCGAGCGGCGGGGGCGATCGTCGCGAGGCGGTCGCGCCTCGGAGCGCCCGGCGCCGTGCCCGGCCTCGTCGGCGCCACCGGCGACGTCCTCGCCCACCGGGGTGAGCGACACCTTGCCGTTGGGGTCGACGTCGTCGACGCGCACCTGCAGCTCGTCGCCGAGATCGACGACGTCCTCCACCCGGTCGATGCGCTTGCCCCCACCCAGCTTGGAGATGTGCACCAGGCCGTCACGCCCGGGGAGGATGTTCACGAAGGCGCCGAACTTGGTCACGTTCACGACCCGTCCGGTGTAGATCTCGCCCACCTCGGGCTGCGGCGGGTGCACGATCAGCTCGATCTGGCGCCGGGCCTCGGCCACCGCCCCGCTGTCGGTCGAGCCGATGGTGACCGTGCCCACGATCCCGTCGTCGTCGACGGCGATGTCGGCGCCGGTCTCCTGCTGCAGGGCGTTGATCACCTTCCCCTTGGGCCCGATGACCTCGCCGATCTTCTCGATCGGGATCGGGAAGCTCATGATCTTGGGCGCCGTGCTCCGCACCTCTTCCCGCGGGGCCGGGATGGCCTCGTTCATGACGTCGAGGATCGCCAGGCGGGCCTCACGGGCCTGCTGCAGCGCGTCGGCCAGGACGTCGGCGGGGATGCCGTCGATCTTGGTGTCGAGCTGCAGGGCGGTCACGAAGTCGGCGGTGCCGGCCACCTTGAAGTCCATGTCGCCGAAGGCATCCTCGGCGCCGAGGATGTCGGTGAGGGTGAGGTACTTCCCCTCGGCGAAGACCAGGCCCATGGCGATGCCGGCCACCGGTGCCTTGATCGGCACCCCGGCGTCCATGAGCGACAGGCTGGACGCGCAGACCGACGCCATCGACGTGGAGCCGTTCGACGAGAGCACCTCGGACACCAGACGGAGCGTGTAGGGCCACTCCTGCTGGTTGGGGACCACGGGGAGCAGGGCCCGCTCCGCCAGCAGCCCGTGGCCGATCTCACGGCGCTTCGGGCTGCCGACGCGGCCGACCTCGCCGTTGGCCGAGGGCGGCATGTTGTAGTGGTGCATGTACCGCTTGTGCTCGTCGATGCCGATGGTGTCGAGCAGCTGGTTCATCCGGGGCATCCCCAGCGTGGCCACGTCGAGCACCTGGGTCTCGCCCCGCTGGAACAGCCCGGAGCCGTGGGCGGTGGGGATGACGCCCACCTCCGCCGACAGCGCCCGGATGTCGGTGGGCCCGCGGCCGTCGATGCGCACGCCGTCCTCGACGATCCGGGTGCGCACCAGCTTCTTGGTGAGCGACCGGACGGCGGCCTTGATCTCCTTCTCGCGGCCCTCGAACTCGTCGGCGAGCTCGGCGAGGATCTCGCTGGTCGCGAGCTCGATGGCTGCGTTGCGCTCGGCCTTGAGCACCAGCGTCGTGGCCGCGCCGAGGCGCTCTGCCCCCAGGGCCTGCACCCGCTCCCCGACGTCGTCGCCGTAGTCGAGCTGGCGAACGTAGGCGATGGGCGCGCGCACGCCGGCGGCGGCCACCAGCTCGCGCTGCAGCTCGACCGACTCGCGGATCCAGCGCTTCGAGGCCTCGAGGCCCTCGGCGATGGCCTCCTCGGTCACCTTGGGAGCGCCGTCCTGGTAGAGGTACCAGGCCTGCTCGGTGCCCCCGGCCTCGACCATCATGATGGCCACGTCGCCGTCGGGCAGGGCCCGGCCGGCCACCACCAGCTCGAAGGTGCCGGCGTCGCCCTCCTGGTAGGTGGGGTTGGGCAGCCAGGCACCGTCGGCGCTGTAGACGAGGCGCACCGCGCCGATGGGGCCGTCGAACGGGATGCCCGAGATCATGAGCGAGGCCGACGCGGTGTTGATGGCCAGCACGTCGTGCGGGTTGGCCTGGTCGGCACCCAGCACGGTGACCACGACCTGGGTCTCGTTGCGGTAGTCGTCGGGGAAGCTGGGGCGCAGCGGCCGGTCGATCAGCCGGCAGGTGAGGATCGCCTGGTCGGTCGGGCGGCCCTCCCGGCGGAAGAACGAGCCGGGGATCTTCCCGGCGGCGTACATCCGCTCCTCGACGTCGACCGTGAGGGGGAAGAAGTCGATGCCCTCCCGCACGCCGGAGGCGGCGTTGGCGGTGACGAGCACCATGGTCTCGCCGATCTTGCCGACCACGGCGCCCTGGGACTGGGTGGCCAGCCGGCCCGTCTCGAACGACAGGGTGTTGCTGGTACCGGACACGGGCGTGGAAACGGTGATGACATCCGCCATGCGGATCTCCTCTCGCGGCCCCACCCTCGTGGGGCCGCATCGGGAGCGACGGGGCCAGTTCCCAGTTGGCAGCCACCTCGCCGCGTGGGCCAGGGAGCCGGCAACTGGCAGCTGGCGCCTTCGTCGCTCGGGTGGTGATGGGATGAGGCGTGCGGCCCCACGGGCCGCTCGCCGGGATGGTTATCGACGCAGGCCGAGCCGGGCGATGATCGCCCGGTAGCGCTCCACGTCGTTGCGCTTGACGTAGTCGAGCAACCGGCGGCGCTGACCGACCAGCATGAGCAGGCCGCGCCGGCTGTGGTGGTCCTTCTTGTGGACCTTCAGGTGCTCGGTGAGGTGGTTGATCCGCTCCGTGAGGATCGCGATCTGCACCTCCGGCGAGCCGGTGTCGGTGTCGTGCAGCCGGTGGGCGGCGATGGTTGCGGTCTTGTCGGGCATGCGCTGACCTTGGGCGACGGATGGGGCGTGCGGCACGTGCCGTCAGGGGGCCGCAGACGGGCACCCGGCATCGGGCCGACGCCTCAGGCTAGCAGCCGGGGCTTCCGGAGGCGACCCGCCCGGCCGGCCCTCAGGCGTGGTCGAGGGTGGTCCAGCGAAAGCGCGGCTCGGGCCGGCGCCCGCGGCGGTGCACCACCCCGAACCGGCGCGCAGCCTCGCCGGCGGGGTCGTCGTCGAGGGGCGGGGTGAGCTCGAGGACCCGCGCCCCGGGCTCGTAGAGCACCCGTTCGATCGCCCCCAGGGTGGCGGTGGCCGGGTCGAGGCCCTCGGCCTCCAGCGCCCGGCCGATGGCCCGGCCGAGCCGCCCCCGGAGGAGCTCGGCCACGATCGCGGGCAGGCTCTCGGGGTCCTTCAGCAGCCACGAGTGGGTCGCCCCGTGCACCACCACGAGCTGCCCGTTGGCCCACCGGGCCGCCGAGGCGGCGGTCTGCACGGGCACACCCAGGTCGCGGTCGCCGTGGATGACGATCACCGGCACGCCGTCCTGGCCCAGCCGGTCGAGCATCCAGCGGCTGCCGCCCGACCGCAGGATCGACAGCCCGGGCGCCACCAGCCGGAGGGGCCGGCGCGCGTGGCCGGCGGCAACGGGGGCGAACAGGCGGGCGAGCTTGGCCGCCTGGCGCGGGTCGCGCACGACGGGAAGGGTGGAGAGGCTGTCGACGAGCAGGGCGATGCCGATGCCGCCGAGCAGGGCGGGGGCGACCCGGGCCACGTTCACGAAGCGGTCCCAGGTGCCGCCCACGATCGCGTCGACGGGCAGCACCGCGATCGCCCGCTGGGGCTCGCGGGCGGCCAGCTCGACCACCAGACGACCGCCCATCGAGTGGCCGGCGAGCACCGCGCCGCGGATCCCGAGGGCCCCCACGACCCGTCCCAGCAGCTCGGCGTAGCCCTTGAGCGTGCCGCCGCCGTCGGCCAGACCGGCGGTGCCCCCGTGGCCCGCGGTGTCGATGGCGATCACCTTGAAGCCCATCGCCACGAGGCGCGAGAGGGTCTGGGCGTAGAGGATCCCCTCGGCCGAGAAGCCGTGGACGACCACGAGGGGCACGCCCCGTCCGCTCACGGCGAGCTGGACGCGGTGACCGTCGGCCAGCCGGATGACGTGGCGGGCGAGCCGTGGGGGCCGCAGCGAGCTCGGCCCGGCCGGAGACGGCCCGGCGACGGGCTCGCCCACGAACTCGGTGACCGTGGACGCGACCTCGGCGCCGCCTCCCTCCTCCCCCGGCGGATGGCTCACCCCGGCGCTCCCGACGACGACCGCAGGCCGAGCAGGGCACCGGTCGCCTCCACGTCGCGGGTCATCTGCTCCACCAGGGCCTCCACCGAGTCGAACCGCTGCTCACCCCGGAGCCGGGCCACGAATCGGACCTTGGCGGCCTCGCCGTAGAGGTCGCCGTCGAAGTCCAGCAGGTACGCCTCGAGCAGCGACATGGCCGCGTGGTCGTAGAACGTCGGTCGCCGGCCGAGGGAGATGGCGGTGGCGTGGATCGTCCCGTCGGGGCGCTCGTACCACCCGGCGTAGATGCCGTCGGCGGGCAGGCGGATCTCGGCTGGGACGTGCACGTTGGCCGTGGGGTAGCCGAGGAGGCGCCCCCGGGCGTCGCCGTGCTCGACGACGCCGCGCACCTCGTGCGGCCGGCCGAGCAGGGCGGCGGCCCCGGCCACGTCGCCCTCGGCCAGGGCCCGCCGCACCACCGTCGACGACACCGGCTCGCCGTCGACCGCACCCGCGGCCGGTGGGTCGCCGCCGGCGTCGACGAGCCCGATCCCCTCGACCGCGAAGCCGAGCGACGCTCCCATCGACCGCAGGAGGGCCACGTTGCCCCGGCGCCGGTGGCCGAAGTGGAAGTCCTCCCCGACCACCACCAGCCGCGCGTTGAGGCAGTCGACGAGGACCTCGGCCACGAAGTCCTCTGGCTCCTCCTTCGACCGGGCCTCGTCGAAGCCCACCACGAGCGTGTAGTCGACGCCGGTCGAGGCCAGCAGCTCCAGCTTCTGGTCGAGATCGGTGAGGAGCTTCGGCGCCGAGTCGGGGCGCACCACCGAGGCCGGGTGGCGGTCGAAGGTGACGACGGCGGCACGAGCCCCGAGGGTGGCCGCGCGCTCGCGCAACCCCGAGATGAGCACCCGGTGCCCGAGGTGCACCCCGTCGAAGGCGCCGATCGTGACCGCGGTGCCCTCGTCGGGGCGGGGGCACGCATCGCCGTCGCGGAGCACCTCCATCAGCCGGGGACGCTACCGCCCCCCGATGGCGGAACCGCGACGACGACGGCCGGCTTCACTCGGCCCCCGTGCGGCTCGTACACCGCCAGCAGCGCACCGGCGGCGTCGACCACGGCCCAGGGGCCGGTCCCGGACACCCCCAGGTCGTCCCGCTCGAGGACCTTCCCGTGGGCGACCTCGGCGGCCACCTCGGCGCCCACGACCACCCGGGGACGGCCCCGGAGCGCCTCGGCCGGCGGCAGGAGGAGCGCGGCATCGAGCGCCCCGAGCGGCACCGCCTCGGCCAGGCCGAAGGGCCCGACGGCCGTGCGCCGCAGCGCCCGGAGGTGCGCCGCCCCCCCGAGAGCGGCACCGAGGTCGGCGGCCAGCACCCGCACGTACGTGCCCGAGCCGCACTCGACGGAGATGGCGTACACCAGGGGATCGGCGGTGGGCGCGACGTCGAAGCGGGTGACGGTGACCGGGCGCGGCGCCCGCTCCACCTCCACGCCCTGGCGGGCCAGCTCGTGGAGCCGCCGCCCGCCCACCTTCACCGCCGACACCATGGGCGGCACCTGGAGCAGCTCGCCGGTGAGGCCGGCGGCGGCCGCCCGGACGTCCGCCTCCGCCACCCCCGCCATGTCGGCCCGCGCCGTGACCTCGCCGGAGGCGTCGAGGGTGGACGTGGCCGTGCCCAGCACCACCTCGCCCTCGTAGGACTTGGGCAGGCCGGAGAGGAACCGCAGGAGCCGGGTCACCCGGCCCACCCCCAGCAGCAGGACGCCCGTGGCGTCCGGGTCGAGCGTGCCCGCGTGGCCGACCCGGCGTTCGCGCAGGAGGCCCCGCGCCTTGGCCACCACGTCGTGCGAGGTCCAGCCGGCCGGCTTGTCGACGACGGCGAGCCCGTCGGGCATCAGCCGGCGGAGGGGTCGCGGGGCGGCTCGCCCTGGTGCAGGTCGGTGAGGATCTCCTCGATGCGCGCCGCCGTGCGCGACACCTCGTCGATCCTGAACAGCAGCTCCGGCGTGCGCTTGGTGCGGGCCTGGCGCGCGACGGCCGCCTGGAGCCGACCCCGCACGTGGCCCAGGGCCTCGAGCACCTCCGCATCGGCCTCGGGGTCGGCATCGCCCAGGGTGGAGAACCACACGACTGCGTGGCGGAGGTCGGGCTCGACCTCGACGGCCGTGACGGTGACGAGCGACAGCCGGTCGTCGTCCATGCGACCCAGCGCGTCGGCCACGATCTCGTGGACGAGCTCGTTGAGGCGGGCGGTGCGGGGGTACGGCCGCGGTGCACCACCGTGCCGGCGGCTCACCGCCCCGTCTCCAGCCACGTGCGCTCCACGTCGAGCACCTGCACCTCGGGGTTCGACCACACGAAGCGCTCGACCTCGTCGGCGATCTCGCCGGCGTGGCGGTGCGAGCCGGCCACCACCGCCACCCCGACCAGGGCGCGCTGCCACTGGTTCTGGTGGCCGACCTCGGCCGCAGCGGCGCCGTAGCGCCGCCGGGCGCCCTCGACGATCGGCTTCAGCACCGACCGCTTGGCCTTGAGGGAACGGCACGCCGGCAGGTGCAGGTCGAACTCCACGGCGATCACGTACACGAGCGATGGGAGCTGCGGGGCCCGCGGCCTAGGTGCGCGGGATCTCCCGCTCCTCGAAGGTCTCGATGAGGTCGCCGGGCTTCAGGTCCTGGAAGTCGGACAGCCCGATGCCGCACTCGAAGCCCTCCCGCACCTCACGGGCGTCCTCCTTGAAGCGCTTGAGCGACGAGATCGACCCCTTCCAGATGATCACGCCGTCGCGCAGGAACCGCACCTTCGAGCCACGGGTGATGACCCCGTTGCGGACGTAGCAGCCGGCGATGGCGCCCACCCGCGGGATCCGGAAGATCTCCCGCACCTCGGCGTCGCCGGTGACGACCTCCTCGAACTCCGGAGCGAGCATGCCGACCATCGCGTTCTCGATGTCCTCGAGCACCTGGTAGATGATCTCGTAGGTCCGGATCTCGACGTCCTCGAGCTCGGCCAGCTCCCTCGCCTTGCGGTCGGGTCGCACGTTGAAGCCGATGATGGTGGCGTTGGTCGTGGCCGCCAGCTGGATGTCGTTCTCGGTGATGCCGCCGACGCCGCGGTGGACGAAGGCCAGCTTCACCTCGTCGCGCTCGAGCTTGCGGAGGCTCTCGGTGAGCGCCTCGAGCGAGCCCTGCACATCGGCCTTGAGGACCAGGTTGAGGGTGGCGACCTCGCCCTTCTGGATCTGGTCGAAGATGTCCTCGAGCTTCACGCCGCCGTGCGTGACCGCCGCGATGCCGCGCTGGGCCTTCAACCGCTGCCGCCACTCACGGGCCTCGGCCACCGTCTTCGCCGTCTTCTGGTCGGGCGCGACCCGGAACTCGTCGCCGGCGTTCGGCACGGTGGAGAGCCCGAGCACCTGCACCGGGGCCGACGGGCCGGCCTGCTTGACCTGGGTGCCGTGGTCGTCGATGAGCGCGCGGACCGTGCCCCACGCGGCGCCGGCCACGATCGGATCGCCCACCTCGAGGGTGCCCTTGTCGACGAGCACCGTGGCGACCGGGCCCCGGCCGACGTCGAGGTTGGCCTCGAGCACGACGCCCTTGGCTCTCCCGTGAGGGTTCGCGGTGAGCTCCTCGAGCTCGGCCACGACCAGCAGCTGCTCCAGGAGCTCGTCGATGCCGATCGACTGCAGGGCGGACAGCTCCACCATGATGGTGTCGCCGCCCCAGGCCTCCGGGATGAGCCCCTCCTCGGAGAGCTGCTGCATCACGCGGCTCGGATCGGCGTTCTCACGGTCGACCTTGTTGATGGCGACCACGATCGGGACCTCCGCCGCCTTGGCGTGGTTCAGCGCCTCGACCGTCTGGGGCATCACGCCGTCGTCGGCCGCCACCACCAGCACCACGATGTCGGTGGCCTCCGCTCCACGGGCGCGCATCTTGGTGAACGCCTCGTGACCGGGGGTGTCGATGAAGGTGATGCTGCGCCCGTCCTTCACGACCTGGTAGGCACCGATGTGCTGGGTGATCCCGCCGGCCTCGCCCGCGACCACGTTGGTGGCCCGGATCCGGTCGAGCAAGAGGGTCTTGCCGTGGTCGACGTGGCCCATGACGGTGATGACCGGCGGGCGCAGCTCCTGCAGCGCCTCGTCCTCGTCGTCGTCGTCGTTGAACAGCGCCTGGAGCTCGAGCTCCTCCTGCTGGCCGGGGTCGACCAGCAGGAGATCGGCCCCCAGCTCCAGGGCGAACAGCTCGATCTGCTCGTCGGTGAGCGACATGGTGGCGGTGACCATCTCGCCCTGCTGCATCAGGAACCGGACGACGTCAGCCGCCGTGCGGTTCATCTTGGGGCCCAGCTCCTGGGCCGACGCCCCGCGCTCGACGATCACCGTGCCCTCGGGCACCGGCGCGCTCGACGGGGTGTACGAGGTCATGGTCTGGGGCTGGAGCTCTTCGAGGTTGCGGCGAC
Coding sequences within it:
- a CDS encoding insulinase family protein; the encoded protein is MAVGDAIERRRLASGLRLVTERMPEARSLSLGVWAGVGARDEPDELAGVSHFLEHLLFKGTPTRSARQIAEAVDAVGGEMNAYTAKEYTAYYLRLPAEELGSGLALLADVVSAPALRTHEVEAERQVILEELLMDEDSPEDRVHALVLEGLFPGHPLGRETAGTADTVQAVTRDDIAGFFSRHYGQGSLVVAAAGRLDHEEVASRVGDLLPGPDAGQVPARAAPARAPAPLLVLRRPTEQAHLALGFRGVARHDPDRYALDVANHVLGGGMSSRLFQEVREERGLAYSVYSSASAYTDTGALVVYAGTAPGRFAQVAGLIAGEIERLAATGVTPAERDVAVGFLTGSMVLGLEDSGSRMASLATSETTRGRVVTVDERLAGYRAVTVDDVHRVLGRVLGGPRTVAVVGPFEADAVVAALA
- a CDS encoding polyribonucleotide nucleotidyltransferase, with product MADVITVSTPVSGTSNTLSFETGRLATQSQGAVVGKIGETMVLVTANAASGVREGIDFFPLTVDVEERMYAAGKIPGSFFRREGRPTDQAILTCRLIDRPLRPSFPDDYRNETQVVVTVLGADQANPHDVLAINTASASLMISGIPFDGPIGAVRLVYSADGAWLPNPTYQEGDAGTFELVVAGRALPDGDVAIMMVEAGGTEQAWYLYQDGAPKVTEEAIAEGLEASKRWIRESVELQRELVAAAGVRAPIAYVRQLDYGDDVGERVQALGAERLGAATTLVLKAERNAAIELATSEILAELADEFEGREKEIKAAVRSLTKKLVRTRIVEDGVRIDGRGPTDIRALSAEVGVIPTAHGSGLFQRGETQVLDVATLGMPRMNQLLDTIGIDEHKRYMHHYNMPPSANGEVGRVGSPKRREIGHGLLAERALLPVVPNQQEWPYTLRLVSEVLSSNGSTSMASVCASSLSLMDAGVPIKAPVAGIAMGLVFAEGKYLTLTDILGAEDAFGDMDFKVAGTADFVTALQLDTKIDGIPADVLADALQQAREARLAILDVMNEAIPAPREEVRSTAPKIMSFPIPIEKIGEVIGPKGKVINALQQETGADIAVDDDGIVGTVTIGSTDSGAVAEARRQIELIVHPPQPEVGEIYTGRVVNVTKFGAFVNILPGRDGLVHISKLGGGKRIDRVEDVVDLGDELQVRVDDVDPNGKVSLTPVGEDVAGGADEAGHGAGRSEARPPRDDRPRRSAAADDRVDVSFEEAFEAELGDQFGDLGPAPAESSGRPDGDRGADRRRPRRRR
- the rpsO gene encoding 30S ribosomal protein S15 translates to MPDKTATIAAHRLHDTDTGSPEVQIAILTERINHLTEHLKVHKKDHHSRRGLLMLVGQRRRLLDYVKRNDVERYRAIIARLGLRR
- a CDS encoding alpha/beta hydrolase codes for the protein MSHPPGEEGGGAEVASTVTEFVGEPVAGPSPAGPSSLRPPRLARHVIRLADGHRVQLAVSGRGVPLVVVHGFSAEGILYAQTLSRLVAMGFKVIAIDTAGHGGTAGLADGGGTLKGYAELLGRVVGALGIRGAVLAGHSMGGRLVVELAAREPQRAIAVLPVDAIVGGTWDRFVNVARVAPALLGGIGIALLVDSLSTLPVVRDPRQAAKLARLFAPVAAGHARRPLRLVAPGLSILRSGGSRWMLDRLGQDGVPVIVIHGDRDLGVPVQTAASAARWANGQLVVVHGATHSWLLKDPESLPAIVAELLRGRLGRAIGRALEAEGLDPATATLGAIERVLYEPGARVLELTPPLDDDPAGEAARRFGVVHRRGRRPEPRFRWTTLDHA
- a CDS encoding bifunctional riboflavin kinase/FAD synthetase, which encodes MEVLRDGDACPRPDEGTAVTIGAFDGVHLGHRVLISGLRERAATLGARAAVVTFDRHPASVVRPDSAPKLLTDLDQKLELLASTGVDYTLVVGFDEARSKEEPEDFVAEVLVDCLNARLVVVGEDFHFGHRRRGNVALLRSMGASLGFAVEGIGLVDAGGDPPAAGAVDGEPVSSTVVRRALAEGDVAGAAALLGRPHEVRGVVEHGDARGRLLGYPTANVHVPAEIRLPADGIYAGWYERPDGTIHATAISLGRRPTFYDHAAMSLLEAYLLDFDGDLYGEAAKVRFVARLRGEQRFDSVEALVEQMTRDVEATGALLGLRSSSGAPG
- the truB gene encoding tRNA pseudouridine(55) synthase TruB yields the protein MPDGLAVVDKPAGWTSHDVVAKARGLLRERRVGHAGTLDPDATGVLLLGVGRVTRLLRFLSGLPKSYEGEVVLGTATSTLDASGEVTARADMAGVAEADVRAAAAGLTGELLQVPPMVSAVKVGGRRLHELARQGVEVERAPRPVTVTRFDVAPTADPLVYAISVECGSGTYVRVLAADLGAALGGAAHLRALRRTAVGPFGLAEAVPLGALDAALLLPPAEALRGRPRVVVGAEVAAEVAHGKVLERDDLGVSGTGPWAVVDAAGALLAVYEPHGGRVKPAVVVAVPPSGGGSVPG
- the rbfA gene encoding 30S ribosome-binding factor RbfA, which codes for MSRRHGGAPRPYPRTARLNELVHEIVADALGRMDDDRLSLVTVTAVEVEPDLRHAVVWFSTLGDADPEADAEVLEALGHVRGRLQAAVARQARTKRTPELLFRIDEVSRTAARIEEILTDLHQGEPPRDPSAG
- a CDS encoding DUF503 domain-containing protein, with product MEFDLHLPACRSLKAKRSVLKPIVEGARRRYGAAAAEVGHQNQWQRALVGVAVVAGSHRHAGEIADEVERFVWSNPEVQVLDVERTWLETGR
- the infB gene encoding translation initiation factor IF-2, producing MTSYTPSSAPVPEGTVIVERGASAQELGPKMNRTAADVVRFLMQQGEMVTATMSLTDEQIELFALELGADLLLVDPGQQEELELQALFNDDDDEDEALQELRPPVITVMGHVDHGKTLLLDRIRATNVVAGEAGGITQHIGAYQVVKDGRSITFIDTPGHEAFTKMRARGAEATDIVVLVVAADDGVMPQTVEALNHAKAAEVPIVVAINKVDRENADPSRVMQQLSEEGLIPEAWGGDTIMVELSALQSIGIDELLEQLLVVAELEELTANPHGRAKGVVLEANLDVGRGPVATVLVDKGTLEVGDPIVAGAAWGTVRALIDDHGTQVKQAGPSAPVQVLGLSTVPNAGDEFRVAPDQKTAKTVAEAREWRQRLKAQRGIAAVTHGGVKLEDIFDQIQKGEVATLNLVLKADVQGSLEALTESLRKLERDEVKLAFVHRGVGGITENDIQLAATTNATIIGFNVRPDRKARELAELEDVEIRTYEIIYQVLEDIENAMVGMLAPEFEEVVTGDAEVREIFRIPRVGAIAGCYVRNGVITRGSKVRFLRDGVIIWKGSISSLKRFKEDAREVREGFECGIGLSDFQDLKPGDLIETFEEREIPRT